A portion of the Desulfomonilia bacterium genome contains these proteins:
- a CDS encoding ADP-ribosylglycohydrolase family protein: protein MIGAIAGDIIGSVYEWNNIKTKNFELFTGRNFFTDDSVLTIALADSILTGTPYAENLKRFFRLYPDAGYGGAFRKWAQGRFNKPYNSWGNGAAMRISPVGFAYDVIEEVLQKAKEFTEITHSHPEGIKGGQAVAAAIFLARSGKSKLEISDYIENTFGYDLNFSIDDIRDSYTSDVSCQGTVPQAIKAFIESTDFEDAIRTAVSIGGDTDTIACIAGGIAQAFYKGVPETIQSHVYEILDGYLGGITKSFMEKYVPAVG, encoded by the coding sequence ATGATCGGGGCCATAGCGGGTGATATCATCGGTTCAGTCTATGAATGGAACAACATAAAAACCAAGAATTTCGAACTCTTCACCGGCAGAAACTTTTTTACCGATGATTCCGTCCTGACCATAGCCCTGGCCGATTCGATCCTGACAGGCACTCCATATGCGGAAAATCTGAAAAGGTTCTTCAGGTTGTATCCCGATGCCGGGTATGGAGGCGCTTTCAGGAAATGGGCGCAAGGCAGATTTAACAAACCCTACAACAGCTGGGGCAACGGAGCCGCAATGCGAATCAGCCCTGTGGGATTTGCCTATGACGTGATCGAAGAAGTATTGCAGAAAGCCAAAGAATTCACCGAGATCACACACAGTCACCCGGAAGGCATAAAAGGCGGACAGGCGGTTGCAGCAGCGATATTCCTGGCAAGGTCGGGAAAGTCAAAACTTGAAATCAGTGATTATATTGAAAATACATTCGGTTACGATTTAAACTTCAGCATAGACGATATCCGTGATTCATATACTTCTGATGTCTCATGCCAGGGCACCGTACCCCAGGCGATTAAGGCGTTTATCGAGTCAACTGATTTCGAAGATGCCATCCGGACAGCCGTTTCAATAGGCGGCGATACTGATACTATTGCCTGCATCGCAGGTGGCATCGCCCAGGCGTTTTACAAAGGCGTTCCTGAAACCATACAGTCACATGTTTATGAGATACTTGACGGATATCTAGGTGGAATCACAAAATCATTCATGGAAAAATATGTCCCGGCGGTTGGATAA
- a CDS encoding putative molybdenum carrier protein, with translation MKILKKIVTGGQTGVDRAGLDAAIEAGYLIGGYCPKGRIAEDGIIPDRYPLIETESAEYKVRTELNVINSDGTLIINKGELTGGTKATHINAVENGKPFLIVQLEENPDPEIATGWIRANRIEVLNIAGPRESKADIYSDARDYLRNVFEIMEGL, from the coding sequence ATGAAGATACTTAAAAAAATCGTTACAGGCGGACAGACAGGTGTTGACCGCGCCGGACTCGATGCCGCAATCGAAGCAGGCTACCTTATCGGCGGATATTGCCCCAAAGGAAGAATTGCAGAGGACGGCATCATTCCCGATAGATACCCTCTCATCGAAACAGAATCCGCAGAGTACAAAGTGAGGACCGAACTGAATGTAATAAATTCCGACGGTACACTTATAATTAATAAGGGAGAGCTCACTGGCGGCACCAAAGCAACACACATAAACGCAGTGGAAAACGGCAAACCATTCCTCATAGTTCAGCTTGAAGAAAATCCCGACCCGGAAATTGCTACCGGGTGGATACGGGCAAACAGGATTGAAGTCCTGAACATTGCCGGGCCACGAGAGTCAAAGGCCGACATATACAGTGATGCGAGGGATTACCTGAGGAATGTGTTCGAAATCATGGAGGGCCTATGA
- the asd gene encoding aspartate-semialdehyde dehydrogenase yields MVKVGFIGWRGMVGSVLMDRMKAEKDFKGYEAFFATTSQTGQMGPDVGLGVKPLVDAYDVKTLATADILVTCQGGDYTKKVYPELRASGWNGYWIDAASALRMKDDAVIILDPVNRHVIDKALDSGIKDFIGGNCTVSLMLMGLGGLFRENLIEWMTSMTYQAASGAGANNMRELVAQMAALSDASKALLDDPSSAALDIDRKIQETLESGALPTQYFGAPLAASLIPWIDSAVENGQTREEWKGYSETNKILGLTKPIPVDGLCVRVGAMRCHSQALTIKMTKNLPLDEIISIIAGHNEWVRVIPNNKPDTLKYLSPAAVSGKLEVPVGRIHKLNIGEEYLTLFTCGDQLLWGAAEPIRRMLNITLDYIKK; encoded by the coding sequence ATGGTGAAAGTAGGATTTATCGGCTGGAGGGGAATGGTCGGCTCGGTCCTTATGGACAGGATGAAGGCGGAGAAGGATTTCAAAGGCTATGAGGCATTCTTCGCAACGACATCCCAGACCGGCCAGATGGGGCCCGATGTAGGGCTCGGCGTAAAACCGCTCGTGGATGCGTACGACGTCAAAACCCTTGCAACAGCAGATATCCTCGTCACATGCCAGGGCGGCGACTACACCAAAAAGGTCTACCCTGAATTGAGGGCCTCAGGCTGGAATGGATACTGGATTGATGCTGCTTCGGCGCTCCGCATGAAGGATGATGCGGTTATCATACTTGACCCCGTCAACAGGCATGTAATCGACAAGGCACTTGATTCCGGCATCAAGGACTTTATCGGCGGCAACTGCACGGTGAGCCTCATGCTAATGGGCCTGGGCGGACTTTTCAGGGAAAATCTCATAGAGTGGATGACCTCAATGACCTATCAGGCGGCATCGGGCGCAGGCGCAAACAACATGCGTGAGCTGGTCGCCCAGATGGCGGCGCTCAGCGATGCATCGAAGGCATTGCTCGATGATCCGTCATCGGCAGCCCTTGATATAGACCGCAAAATACAGGAAACCCTTGAAAGCGGGGCACTGCCTACGCAGTATTTCGGGGCGCCCCTTGCGGCAAGCCTTATACCGTGGATAGACTCCGCCGTGGAAAACGGCCAGACCAGGGAAGAGTGGAAAGGATATTCCGAGACCAACAAGATCCTCGGCCTCACCAAGCCCATCCCTGTTGACGGCCTTTGCGTGCGAGTGGGTGCAATGCGCTGCCACAGTCAGGCGCTCACCATCAAAATGACAAAGAACCTGCCGCTTGATGAAATCATAAGCATCATTGCAGGTCATAACGAATGGGTAAGGGTTATCCCAAACAACAAGCCAGATACGCTTAAATATCTTTCGCCAGCCGCTGTCAGCGGAAAGCTGGAAGTGCCTGTGGGAAGAATACACAAGCTAAATATCGGCGAAGAATACCTGACTCTGTTCACCTGCGGCGATCAGCTCTTGTGGGGCGCTGCCGAGCCCATCAGGCGCATGCTGAACATAACGCTCGACTATATCAAGAAGTAA